A single region of the Biomphalaria glabrata chromosome 15, xgBioGlab47.1, whole genome shotgun sequence genome encodes:
- the LOC106060239 gene encoding uncharacterized protein LOC106060239 isoform X1 → MELPSLYAVVPFQASQKCRLNIPKPRNWEAEEDDVNSISSAVSIQRDNGQEMSSCDETASQVSDDTASQVSDDTASQVSDDTASQVSDDTASQVSDDTASQVSDKAASEISVVPYEESPPLTLTTANIKIQSIFRQSSRDSILSQAASAVSVQHVITSYTSQKQRPLPLLPGESHTREICLNIFASEIKTSQESDAPTALHQYQGVQSPRNVLSERKAAKRKKVSGNSCLFPKKYYKVSDAFEQRKNMSWLLRKKTLVCFSSLSVALSFVSCGLLLVMKFWTHSTPQELNVCAETNSRNQSRATNTSRSSSNCYSEQLDQILSSRQVDGNEVPIDNLPVYQSSGGSCFMRVSRTSWYFIYSSVTVNISQCAPEMKQWKHQIVYLPRNESLPNRTLTLSIKNCCSGCPVYTESSFTGGIYRLEDGDQLQTLVDVKPIASQNPCISIVNIGAGNISNS, encoded by the exons ATGGAGTTACCATCTTTATATGCTGTCGTGCCTTTCCAGGCTAGCCAAAAATGTCGTCTAAATATTCCGAAACCAAGGAACTGGGAAGCAGAAGAGGATGACGTAAACTCGATCAGTTCTGCTGTTTCCATACAACGTGACAATGGCCAAGAAATGTCTTCTTGCGACGAAACGGCATCACAGGTCAGCGACGATACGGCATCACAAGTCAGCGACGATACGGCATCACAGGTCAGCGACGATACGGCATCACAAGTCAGCGACGATACGGCATCACAAGTCAGCGACGATACGGCATCACAAGTCAGCGACAAAGCGGCATCAGAAATCAGCGTCGTGCCCTATGAAGAATCTCCTCCACTAACACTAACCACAGCCAATATCAAGATTCAATCCATATTTCGCCAATCCAGCCGGGATTCCATTCTCAGCCAGGCTGCTTCAGCAGTGTCTGTTCAGCACGTGATCACATCGTACACCTCCCAAAAGCAACGACCACTTCCTTTGCTGCCCGGAGAGAGCCACACTAGAGAAATCTGTCTCAATATTTTCGCTTCTGAAATCAAAACATCACAAGAATCAGATGCACCGACAGCGCTCCATCAGTACCAAGGAGTTCAGAGCCCAAggaatgttctttctgaaagaaaagctgcaaaaagaaaaaaagtgtcgGGAAATAGTTGCCTTTTCCCTAAAAAGTACTACAAAGTATCAGATGCTTTCGAACAACGGAAGAACATGTCCTGGCTGCTGCGaaagaaaactctggtttgTTTCTCGTCTCTGTCTGTTGCACTGAGCTTCGTCTCATGCGGACTTCTTCTAGTGATGAAGTTCTGGACACACTCAACTCCTCAAGAGCTGAACGTGTGTGCTGAGACCAACTCAAGAAACCAAAGTCGAGCAACGAACACAAGTCGGTCAAGCTCCAACTGTTACTCTGAACAACTTGATCAG ATTCTCAGCAGTCGTCAAGTCGACGGAAATGAAG TTCCTATTGATAATCTTCCAGTCTACCAAAGTAGTG GTGGTTCCTGCTTTATGAGGGTGTCACGTACCAGTTGGTACTTTATCTACTCATCCGTAACAGTGAATATCTCACAGTGTGCACCGGAAATGAAG caATGGAAGCATCAAATTGTTTACCTTCCAAGAAATGAGTCTCTGCCCAATCGGACACTCACGTTGTCTATAAAAAACTGCTGCAGCGGCTGCCCTGTATATACAGAGAGCAGTTTTACAG GCGGCATCTATCGACTAGAAGATGGAGACCAACTGCAGACTTTGGTCGACGTGAAACCTATTGCCTCACAAAACCCTTGTATCTCCATCGTCAATATTGGTGCAGGAAACATCTCCAATTCTTAA
- the LOC106060239 gene encoding uncharacterized protein LOC106060239 isoform X2 produces the protein MELPSLYAVVPFQASQKCRLNIPKPRNWEAEEDDVNSISSAVSIQRDNGQEMSSCDETASQVSDDTASQVSDDTASQVSDDTASQVSDDTASQVSDDTASQVSDKAASEISVVPYEESPPLTLTTANIKIQSIFRQSSRDSILSQAASAVSVQHVITSYTSQKQRPLPLLPGESHTREICLNIFASEIKTSQESDAPTALHQYQGVQSPRNVLSERKAAKRKKVSGNSCLFPKKYYKVSDAFEQRKNMSWLLRKKTLVCFSSLSVALSFVSCGLLLVMKFWTHSTPQELNVCAETNSRNQSRATNTSRSSSNCYSEQLDQILSSRQVDGNEGGSCFMRVSRTSWYFIYSSVTVNISQCAPEMKQWKHQIVYLPRNESLPNRTLTLSIKNCCSGCPVYTESSFTGGIYRLEDGDQLQTLVDVKPIASQNPCISIVNIGAGNISNS, from the exons ATGGAGTTACCATCTTTATATGCTGTCGTGCCTTTCCAGGCTAGCCAAAAATGTCGTCTAAATATTCCGAAACCAAGGAACTGGGAAGCAGAAGAGGATGACGTAAACTCGATCAGTTCTGCTGTTTCCATACAACGTGACAATGGCCAAGAAATGTCTTCTTGCGACGAAACGGCATCACAGGTCAGCGACGATACGGCATCACAAGTCAGCGACGATACGGCATCACAGGTCAGCGACGATACGGCATCACAAGTCAGCGACGATACGGCATCACAAGTCAGCGACGATACGGCATCACAAGTCAGCGACAAAGCGGCATCAGAAATCAGCGTCGTGCCCTATGAAGAATCTCCTCCACTAACACTAACCACAGCCAATATCAAGATTCAATCCATATTTCGCCAATCCAGCCGGGATTCCATTCTCAGCCAGGCTGCTTCAGCAGTGTCTGTTCAGCACGTGATCACATCGTACACCTCCCAAAAGCAACGACCACTTCCTTTGCTGCCCGGAGAGAGCCACACTAGAGAAATCTGTCTCAATATTTTCGCTTCTGAAATCAAAACATCACAAGAATCAGATGCACCGACAGCGCTCCATCAGTACCAAGGAGTTCAGAGCCCAAggaatgttctttctgaaagaaaagctgcaaaaagaaaaaaagtgtcgGGAAATAGTTGCCTTTTCCCTAAAAAGTACTACAAAGTATCAGATGCTTTCGAACAACGGAAGAACATGTCCTGGCTGCTGCGaaagaaaactctggtttgTTTCTCGTCTCTGTCTGTTGCACTGAGCTTCGTCTCATGCGGACTTCTTCTAGTGATGAAGTTCTGGACACACTCAACTCCTCAAGAGCTGAACGTGTGTGCTGAGACCAACTCAAGAAACCAAAGTCGAGCAACGAACACAAGTCGGTCAAGCTCCAACTGTTACTCTGAACAACTTGATCAG ATTCTCAGCAGTCGTCAAGTCGACGGAAATGAAG GTGGTTCCTGCTTTATGAGGGTGTCACGTACCAGTTGGTACTTTATCTACTCATCCGTAACAGTGAATATCTCACAGTGTGCACCGGAAATGAAG caATGGAAGCATCAAATTGTTTACCTTCCAAGAAATGAGTCTCTGCCCAATCGGACACTCACGTTGTCTATAAAAAACTGCTGCAGCGGCTGCCCTGTATATACAGAGAGCAGTTTTACAG GCGGCATCTATCGACTAGAAGATGGAGACCAACTGCAGACTTTGGTCGACGTGAAACCTATTGCCTCACAAAACCCTTGTATCTCCATCGTCAATATTGGTGCAGGAAACATCTCCAATTCTTAA